From the Anas platyrhynchos isolate ZD024472 breed Pekin duck chromosome 27, IASCAAS_PekinDuck_T2T, whole genome shotgun sequence genome, one window contains:
- the ELAPOR1 gene encoding endosome/lysosome-associated apoptosis and autophagy regulator 1 isoform X1, which yields MAGTGAGAGAGARRLLLALCVAAAAVPPGRAGERLHVCKESEYHYEYTACDSAGSRWRVAVPHTPGLCTGLPDPVKGTECSFSCKAGEFLDMKAQSCKPCAEGTYSLGTGVRFDEWDEVPHGFANVATNLEVDDSFGDTVENCTASTWVPLGDYIASNTDECTATLMYAVNLKQSGTVSFEYIYPDSSIVFEFFVQNDQCQPTVEESRWMRTTEKGWEFHSVELSRGNNVLYWRTTAFSVWSKVPKPVLVRNIGITGVAYTSECFPCKPGTYAAAAGSSFCQLCPANTFSSKGATACQPCELATYAEQGSASCKVRPPCTDKDYFYTHTACDANGETQLMFKWAEPKICNEELPQAAQLPPSGVKTKCPPCNPGFFKSNSSACEPCPYGSYSNGSGCIRCPAGTEPVLGLEYKWWNVLPPNMETTVLSGINFEYKGMAGWEVAGDYIYTAAGASDNDFMILTLVVPGFSPPQPALEDGDSKEVARITFVFETMCSVSCELYFMVGVNSRTNTPVETWTGPKGKQSYTYVVEKNATMSFTWAFQRTPYHEAGRRYTSDVAKLYSVNITNVLGGVASFCRRCAPEPGGACAPCPPGHALDHATGACQPCPPGTYLQGHPPGSTPTCQPCGPGTHSNQVRSLCYNNCSFSLALPGRTLHYDFSALATSTAFASGPSFTSKGLKYFHHFNISLCGNRGRKVASCTDNVTDARLPEEGGTGRVVTSHVCQAIVVPSDVVGYRAVVSSQPVSLADRVVGVTTSPTLDGITAPPELFPPANPELPDIIFFYRSSEVTQSCSGGRATTIRLRCDPLQPGTGSLAVPSKCPEGTCDGCTFHLLWATAEGCPRCSASHFRAIVGACQGGLQRTTYVWREPRLCRGGQRLPPPRVRGCRSADFWLKVGVSVGTCVAVLLAALAAYFWKKNQKLEYKYSKLVMNAAAKESELPAPDSCAIMEGEDAEDELIFASKKSLLGKIKAFTSKRTPDGFDSVPLKPSSGSTDLEL from the exons CTTTCTCCTGCAAGGCAGGTGAGTTCCTCGACATGAAGGCGCAGTCGTGCAAGCCCTGTGCCGAGGGCACCTACTCGCTGGGCACTGGCGTGCGCTTCGACGAGTGGGACGAGGTGCCCCACGGCTTCGCCAACGTCGCCACCAACCTGGAGGTCGACGACAGCTTCGGTGACACGGTGGAGAACTGCACGGC GTCGACGTGGGTGCCGCTGGGTGACTACATCGCCTCCAACACGGACGAGTGCACGGCCACCCTCATGTACGCCGTCAACCTGAAGCAGTCGGGCACTGTCTCCTTCGAGTACATCTACCCCGACAGCAGCATCGTCTTCGAGTTCTTT GTGCAGAACGACCAGTGCCAGCCCACGGTGGAGGAGTCGCGCTGGATGCGGACCACGGAGAAGGGCTGGGAGTTCCACAGC GTGGAGCTGAGCCGCGGCAACAACGTGCTCTACTGGAGGACCACGGCTTTCTCCGTCTGGTCCAAGGTCCCCAAGCCCGTGCTGGTGAGGAACATCGGGATCACAG GAGTCGCCTACACCTCCGAGTGCTTTCCCTGCAAACCTGGCACCtacgccgccgccgccggctcctccttctgccagctctgccccgCCAACACCTTCTCCAGCAAAGGTGCCACCGCCTGCCAGCCCTGCGAGCTGGCCACCTACGCGG AGCAAGGCTCCGCGTCCTGCAAGGTGCGGCCGCCCTGCACGGACAAGGATTACTTCTACACGCACACAGCTTGCGATGCCAACGGGGAG ACCCAGCTCATGTTCAAGTGGGCAGAGCCGAAAATCTGCAACGAGGAGCTGCCGCAGGCAGCCCAGCTGCCCCCCTCGGGGGTGAAAACCAAGTGCCCCCCCTGCAACCCGGGTTTCTTCAAAAGCAACAGCAGCGCCTGTGAGCCCTGTCCCTACGGCTCCTACTCCAACGGCTCAG gCTGCATCCGCTGCCCGGCTGGCACCGAgccggtgctggggctggagtaCAAGTGGTGGAATGTGCTGCCCCCCAACATGGAGACCACCGTGCTCAGTGGCATCAACTTCGAGTACAAGGGGATGGCAG GCTGGGAGGTGGCCGGGGACTACATCTACACGGCAGCAGGAGCCTCCGACAACGACTTCATGATCCTCACACTGGTGGTGCCTGGCTTCAG TCCCCCGCAGCCGGCGCTGGAGGACGGGGACAGCAAGGAGGTGGCCAGGATCACCTTTGTGTTTGAGACCATGTGCAGCGTCAGCTGCGAGCTCTACTTCATGGTG GGTGTCAATTCCCGCACCAACACGCCGGTGGAGACGTGGACGGGGCCCAAGGGGAAGCAGTCGTACACCTACGTGGTGGAGAAGAACGCCACTATGAGCTTCACCTGGGCGTTCCAGCGCACGCCCTACCACGAGGCG GGCCGGCGGTACACCAGCGACGTGGCCAAGCTCTACTCCGTCAACATCACCAACGTGCTGGGCGGGGTGGCCTCCTTCTGCCGACGCTGCGCCCCCGAGCCAGGGGGGGCCTGCGCCCCCTGCCCCCCTGGGCATGCCCTGGACCACGCCACCGGTGCctgccagccctgtccccccgGCACCTACCTGCAGGGGCACCCACCCGGCAGCACCCCCACCTGCCAGCCCTGTGGCCCCGGCACCCACAGCAACCAG GTCCGCTCCCTCTGCTACAACAACTGCAGCTTCTCGCTGGCGCTGCCGGGCCGCACGCTGCACTACGACTTCTCGGCGCTGGCCACCAGCACGGCGTTCGCCAGCGGCCCCAGCTTCACCTCCAAGGGCCTCAAGTACTTCCACCACTTCAACATCAGCCTCTGCGGCAACCGC GGCAGGAAGGTGGCCTCGTGCACGGACAACGTGACGGACGCGCGGCTGCCGGAGGAGGGGGGCACGGGCCGGGTGGTGACGTCCCACGTGTGCCAGGCCATCGTGGTGCCCTCTGACGTGGTGGGCTACCGGGCGGTGGTGTCCTCGCAGCCCGTCAGCCTGGCTGACCGCGTCGTGG GTGTCACCACGAGCCCCACGCTGGACGGCATCACCGCGCCCCCCGAGCTCTTCCCCCCTGCCAACCCCGAGCTGCCCGACATCATCTTCTTCTACAG GTCCAGCGAGGTGACGCAGTCGTGCAGCGGGGGCCGGGCCACCACCATCCGCCTGCGCTGCGACCCGCTGCAGCCAGGCACCGGCAGCCTGGCTGTGCCCAG CAAATGCCCCGAGGGCACCTGTGACGGCTGCACCTTCCACCTGCTGTGGGCGACGGCCGAGGGCTGCCCGCGCTGCTCCGCCAGCCACTTCCGCGCCATCGTGGGCGCCTGCCAGGGTGGCCTGCAG aggaccACCTACGTGTGGCGGGAGCCCCGGCTGTGCCGCGGGGGGCAGCGCCTGCCCCCGCCGAGGGTCCGCGGCTGCCGCAGCGCCGATTTCTGGCTGAAGGTGGGGGTCTCAGTGGGGACGTGcgtggccgtgctgctggctgccctggCTGCCTACTTCTGGAAGAAGAACCAGAA GCTGGAGTACAAATACTCCAAGCTGGTGATGAATGCGGCGGCCAAGGAGAGCGAGCTGCCGGCGCCCGACAGCTGTGCCATCATGGAGGGCGAGGACGCCGAGGACGAGCTCATCTTCGCCAGCAAGAAGTCGCTGCTGGGCAAGATCAAGGCCTTCACCTCCAAG cgcacCCCGGACGGCTTCGACTCCGTCCCGCTGAAGCCGTCGTCTGGCAGCACCGACCTGGAGCTGTGA
- the ELAPOR1 gene encoding endosome/lysosome-associated apoptosis and autophagy regulator 1 isoform X2 has translation MKAQSCKPCAEGTYSLGTGVRFDEWDEVPHGFANVATNLEVDDSFGDTVENCTASTWVPLGDYIASNTDECTATLMYAVNLKQSGTVSFEYIYPDSSIVFEFFVQNDQCQPTVEESRWMRTTEKGWEFHSVELSRGNNVLYWRTTAFSVWSKVPKPVLVRNIGITGVAYTSECFPCKPGTYAAAAGSSFCQLCPANTFSSKGATACQPCELATYAEQGSASCKVRPPCTDKDYFYTHTACDANGETQLMFKWAEPKICNEELPQAAQLPPSGVKTKCPPCNPGFFKSNSSACEPCPYGSYSNGSGCIRCPAGTEPVLGLEYKWWNVLPPNMETTVLSGINFEYKGMAGWEVAGDYIYTAAGASDNDFMILTLVVPGFSPPQPALEDGDSKEVARITFVFETMCSVSCELYFMVGVNSRTNTPVETWTGPKGKQSYTYVVEKNATMSFTWAFQRTPYHEAGRRYTSDVAKLYSVNITNVLGGVASFCRRCAPEPGGACAPCPPGHALDHATGACQPCPPGTYLQGHPPGSTPTCQPCGPGTHSNQVRSLCYNNCSFSLALPGRTLHYDFSALATSTAFASGPSFTSKGLKYFHHFNISLCGNRGRKVASCTDNVTDARLPEEGGTGRVVTSHVCQAIVVPSDVVGYRAVVSSQPVSLADRVVGVTTSPTLDGITAPPELFPPANPELPDIIFFYRSSEVTQSCSGGRATTIRLRCDPLQPGTGSLAVPSKCPEGTCDGCTFHLLWATAEGCPRCSASHFRAIVGACQGGLQRTTYVWREPRLCRGGQRLPPPRVRGCRSADFWLKVGVSVGTCVAVLLAALAAYFWKKNQKLEYKYSKLVMNAAAKESELPAPDSCAIMEGEDAEDELIFASKKSLLGKIKAFTSKRTPDGFDSVPLKPSSGSTDLEL, from the exons ATGAAGGCGCAGTCGTGCAAGCCCTGTGCCGAGGGCACCTACTCGCTGGGCACTGGCGTGCGCTTCGACGAGTGGGACGAGGTGCCCCACGGCTTCGCCAACGTCGCCACCAACCTGGAGGTCGACGACAGCTTCGGTGACACGGTGGAGAACTGCACGGC GTCGACGTGGGTGCCGCTGGGTGACTACATCGCCTCCAACACGGACGAGTGCACGGCCACCCTCATGTACGCCGTCAACCTGAAGCAGTCGGGCACTGTCTCCTTCGAGTACATCTACCCCGACAGCAGCATCGTCTTCGAGTTCTTT GTGCAGAACGACCAGTGCCAGCCCACGGTGGAGGAGTCGCGCTGGATGCGGACCACGGAGAAGGGCTGGGAGTTCCACAGC GTGGAGCTGAGCCGCGGCAACAACGTGCTCTACTGGAGGACCACGGCTTTCTCCGTCTGGTCCAAGGTCCCCAAGCCCGTGCTGGTGAGGAACATCGGGATCACAG GAGTCGCCTACACCTCCGAGTGCTTTCCCTGCAAACCTGGCACCtacgccgccgccgccggctcctccttctgccagctctgccccgCCAACACCTTCTCCAGCAAAGGTGCCACCGCCTGCCAGCCCTGCGAGCTGGCCACCTACGCGG AGCAAGGCTCCGCGTCCTGCAAGGTGCGGCCGCCCTGCACGGACAAGGATTACTTCTACACGCACACAGCTTGCGATGCCAACGGGGAG ACCCAGCTCATGTTCAAGTGGGCAGAGCCGAAAATCTGCAACGAGGAGCTGCCGCAGGCAGCCCAGCTGCCCCCCTCGGGGGTGAAAACCAAGTGCCCCCCCTGCAACCCGGGTTTCTTCAAAAGCAACAGCAGCGCCTGTGAGCCCTGTCCCTACGGCTCCTACTCCAACGGCTCAG gCTGCATCCGCTGCCCGGCTGGCACCGAgccggtgctggggctggagtaCAAGTGGTGGAATGTGCTGCCCCCCAACATGGAGACCACCGTGCTCAGTGGCATCAACTTCGAGTACAAGGGGATGGCAG GCTGGGAGGTGGCCGGGGACTACATCTACACGGCAGCAGGAGCCTCCGACAACGACTTCATGATCCTCACACTGGTGGTGCCTGGCTTCAG TCCCCCGCAGCCGGCGCTGGAGGACGGGGACAGCAAGGAGGTGGCCAGGATCACCTTTGTGTTTGAGACCATGTGCAGCGTCAGCTGCGAGCTCTACTTCATGGTG GGTGTCAATTCCCGCACCAACACGCCGGTGGAGACGTGGACGGGGCCCAAGGGGAAGCAGTCGTACACCTACGTGGTGGAGAAGAACGCCACTATGAGCTTCACCTGGGCGTTCCAGCGCACGCCCTACCACGAGGCG GGCCGGCGGTACACCAGCGACGTGGCCAAGCTCTACTCCGTCAACATCACCAACGTGCTGGGCGGGGTGGCCTCCTTCTGCCGACGCTGCGCCCCCGAGCCAGGGGGGGCCTGCGCCCCCTGCCCCCCTGGGCATGCCCTGGACCACGCCACCGGTGCctgccagccctgtccccccgGCACCTACCTGCAGGGGCACCCACCCGGCAGCACCCCCACCTGCCAGCCCTGTGGCCCCGGCACCCACAGCAACCAG GTCCGCTCCCTCTGCTACAACAACTGCAGCTTCTCGCTGGCGCTGCCGGGCCGCACGCTGCACTACGACTTCTCGGCGCTGGCCACCAGCACGGCGTTCGCCAGCGGCCCCAGCTTCACCTCCAAGGGCCTCAAGTACTTCCACCACTTCAACATCAGCCTCTGCGGCAACCGC GGCAGGAAGGTGGCCTCGTGCACGGACAACGTGACGGACGCGCGGCTGCCGGAGGAGGGGGGCACGGGCCGGGTGGTGACGTCCCACGTGTGCCAGGCCATCGTGGTGCCCTCTGACGTGGTGGGCTACCGGGCGGTGGTGTCCTCGCAGCCCGTCAGCCTGGCTGACCGCGTCGTGG GTGTCACCACGAGCCCCACGCTGGACGGCATCACCGCGCCCCCCGAGCTCTTCCCCCCTGCCAACCCCGAGCTGCCCGACATCATCTTCTTCTACAG GTCCAGCGAGGTGACGCAGTCGTGCAGCGGGGGCCGGGCCACCACCATCCGCCTGCGCTGCGACCCGCTGCAGCCAGGCACCGGCAGCCTGGCTGTGCCCAG CAAATGCCCCGAGGGCACCTGTGACGGCTGCACCTTCCACCTGCTGTGGGCGACGGCCGAGGGCTGCCCGCGCTGCTCCGCCAGCCACTTCCGCGCCATCGTGGGCGCCTGCCAGGGTGGCCTGCAG aggaccACCTACGTGTGGCGGGAGCCCCGGCTGTGCCGCGGGGGGCAGCGCCTGCCCCCGCCGAGGGTCCGCGGCTGCCGCAGCGCCGATTTCTGGCTGAAGGTGGGGGTCTCAGTGGGGACGTGcgtggccgtgctgctggctgccctggCTGCCTACTTCTGGAAGAAGAACCAGAA GCTGGAGTACAAATACTCCAAGCTGGTGATGAATGCGGCGGCCAAGGAGAGCGAGCTGCCGGCGCCCGACAGCTGTGCCATCATGGAGGGCGAGGACGCCGAGGACGAGCTCATCTTCGCCAGCAAGAAGTCGCTGCTGGGCAAGATCAAGGCCTTCACCTCCAAG cgcacCCCGGACGGCTTCGACTCCGTCCCGCTGAAGCCGTCGTCTGGCAGCACCGACCTGGAGCTGTGA